In Alnus glutinosa chromosome 7, dhAlnGlut1.1, whole genome shotgun sequence, the sequence TCGGTTgtatttcaaaccgagggagcgacgctttgatttgatctggtctggtttgatttgaaccgagacaTTCCTTAATGACTTTAGTCAATATTGAGGAATGACTGGTGCGTGCTCCGGGTCGGTTgtatttcaaaccgagggagcgacgctttgatttgatctggtctagtttgatttgaaccgagacaTTCCTTAATGACTTTAGTCAATATTGAGGAATGACCGGTGCGTGCTCCGGGTCGGTTgtatttcaaaccgagggagcgacgctttgatttgatctggtctggtttgatttgaatcGAGACATTCCTTAATGACTTTAGTCAATATTGAGGAATGACCGGTGCGTGCTCCGGGTCGGTTgtatttcaaaccgagggagcgacgctttgatttgaaccgagacaTTCCTTAATGACTTTAGTCAATATTGAGGAATGACCGGTGCATGCTCCGGGTCGGTTgtatttcaaaccgagggagcgacgctttgatttgatctggtctggtttgatttgaactgagATTCCATGCTTCGAATTGAATTGAGAATAAATATACATTGTCGGTGCCAGCTTGATAACAATAGTAAGCACAAGATAAGCAattcacataaaatatttcttcagatGCTCGGCGTTCCAGGCTCTTGGTAATTCTTTGCCGGTCGTATCGATCAAATGGTATGCCCCTTTGTCGTGGCATCGTATAACTCTGTATGGGCCTTCCCATTTTGCTCCGAGCTTTCCCTCGATTGGATCTTTGGTGATGGGGCTTACCTTTCTCAGAACCCAGTCTCCGAGTTGGAACTTTCGTGGGCGGACTTTTTTGTTGAAGTAACGGGCAGCTCGGTCTTGGTACGCGGCCCATGTTATCTGCGCtttatctcttctttcttgtagtAAATCCAGATTGAGCTTGATTCCCTCGTCATTGAGTCCCGGATTATAGTGTGATACTCGGAAGCTGGGTGATCCGACTTCGGCGGGGATGATTGCCTCTGAGCCGTAAGTTAAAGAGAAAGGAGTAGCCCCGGTGGGAGTGCGTGTCGTGGTGCGGTAGGCCCAAAGTACCTCGGGTACATATTCTACCCAAGCTCCTTTCTTTTTACCGAGCTTCTTCTTTAGTGTTCTGAGAAGAGTCTTGTTCGTAGCTTCTACTTGTCCGTTCGCCGGTGGATATATCGGGGTTGAGTAATAATTTCTGATATGGAGTTCGGCGCACCATTTTCGAAACGGTCCACAATCAAACTGTTTTCCGTTGTCGGTAACAAAAGCGTGTGGGATGCCGAATCGACATATGATTGAATTCCAGAGAAATTTTACTACGTTTGCGGTAGTGATAGTGGCGTGTGCCTCGGCTTCGGCCCACTTGGTGAAGTAGTCTACCGCGACAAGAAGGAATTTCCGGCCACCTTTTCCCGGAGGCATAGGCCCGACTATGTCGACCCCCCATTTTGCGAATGGCCACGGCGAGGTGATTGGGCTTAGTTTTTCAGGGGGTTGCTTCATCACCCGGGCGAACCTCTGACATTTGTCGCACTTTCGAACGATTTCAACTGAATCCTTGCCCATTGTTGGCCAGTAGTATCCGGCTCTCATCGCTTTGTAAGCCAACATCCGAGAGCCAGAGTGGTTCCCGCAGACTCCTTCGTGTATCTCCTTTAATATGTATTCCGCCTCGGAACTTTTAAGACATTTCAAGAGTGGCTCAGTATATCCTCTTCGATAGAGCACCCCTCCGATAAGCACGTACCGGGCTGAATGTATTTTTACCTTCCGAGCTTGCAGCTTTTCCTCGGGTAGGGAACCGTCGCGGAGGTACTGAATTACATCAGTAGCCCATTCGGGTTCGTCTGattcttcttcaatttccatCATGTCGAGTTGTGGAAGGATTGAAGGCTTGGTCTGTATCACCACCCCCCGTGTGGACGTTCTGACAACAGGCCCGGTGCCGGAACCCATTTTGGAAAGAGCATCCGCTCGGGCGTTCTCTTCCCGAGGAACTTTGGTTACGGCGGTTCTGTGGAAGTTAGATTGGCATTTGCGTACCTTATCGAGATATTGAATCATCTTTTCACCTTGTGCCTCGGCCGATCCCTGCACATGGCTGACTACCAACTGAGAGTCGCTTCTGATCTCCACATTCCTTGCTCCCATTTCCCGAGCTATTGAAAGCCCGGACAAAAGTGCTTCATACTCGGCTTCATTATTGGTGGTCACAAAATCCAGTTTGATCGCATATTGAAAAGTTTCTCCATCCGGGCTTGCTAAAGTGACACCGACTCCGCTCTTCTGGTCGGCCGAAGAACCATCTACATATGCTACCCATGTTTCCTTCTCGGGCAGCTCTTCGCTTTCGGGCGTATTGCTAAATTCTAGCAGGAAGTCGGCTAGCGCCTGACCCTTGATAGAAGTACGAGGGTGGAACTCTATGTCAAACTGCCCCAGTTCTACCGACCAATTTACCAACCTCCCGGATAGATCCGGTTTTTGTAATATCTTCTTCAGCGAATGCTCGGTTAACACTCGTATAGCGTGTGCCTGGAAATATGGCCTCAATCTCCGGGCCGAGATTATTAAGGCGAAGGCCAATTTTTCAATCCGAGGGTACCTCTCCTCGGCTCCATGGAGGGCTTTACTAGTGAAATAAACCGGTTTCTGAACGCCTGAGTCTTCTCGGACCAAAGCTGAACTGACTGCCGAGGCTGATACTGCGAGATAAAGATACAAGATTTCTCCTTCCTCGGGGCTGCTCAACAGCGGCGGGTTGGTCAGATATTCTtttaacttcttgaaggcttcctCGCACTCACTGCTCCACACGAAGGCTTTTCTCAAAATCTTGAAGAATGGGAGACATTTGTCGGTGGATCGGGAGATGAACCGGTTAAGGGCTGCTATTCTCCCGGTCAATTGTTGCAGTTGCTTGGTGGTCCGGGGAGGTTGCATGCTGAGGACAGCATTCACCTTCTCGGGATTCGCCTCGATTCCTCTTTGTGAGACCATGAATCCTAAGAATTTTCCTGAGGATACGCCGAAAGCACATTTGGCCGGGTTCAGCTTCATCTTATGACTCCTTAGTGTTTCGAAAGTTTCCCCCAGGTCGGCTATATGGCCGGCAGCTCGTGTGCTCTTCACAAGCATGTCGTCAACATAGACTTCCACGTTTCGTCCGATTTGATTTCGGAACATTTTATTGACGAGCCTCTGGTATGTAGCCCCGGCATTCTTTAGACCGAACGGCATCATTTTGTAACAGTAGAGACCTCGGTCGGTAATGAACGACGTTTTTTCTTGGTCGGCTTCATCCATGTGGATTTGGTTGTACCctgagaaggcatccatgaatgTTAAAAGTTCATGACCGGATGTAGAGTCTACAAGAAGATCGATCCGAGGTAATGGAAAACTATCCTTGGGACACGCTTTGTTGAGATCGGTGaagtcaacacacattctccacttcCCGGTGGCTTTCTTGACTAAAACCACGTTGGCCAACCACACTGGGTAGTCTACTTCTCGGATAAACCCAGCCCGCAATAGTTTGTGTACTTCCTCGGCAATGGCCTGGTTTCGTTCCGGTGCGAAAGTCCTTCTTCGTTGTTTAACCGGTCGATAGCTTGGATCCACCATTAGCTTGTGGGTTATTACGGATGGGGGTATTCCCGGCATGTCCTCGTGGCTTCATGCGAATACATCTTTGTTTTTTCTGAGGAATGCAACCAGGGCTTCCTTCATTTCAAGGGGAAGCTGCGCGCCGACACGGACTTTCTTCTTCGAGTCACCGAGCTCGAATTCTTCCAGTTCCTCGaccggctcccccaacggtgattgctatttttcttcatcttttttcttctctcccaGTCTCGCGGCTTCCGGGAGCTTCTTCAAACTTGTATTGTAACATTCTCGGGCCATCCTCTGGTCTCCTTTTTCGACACCGACGCCTTCTTCGGTGGGGAATTTCATGCTCAGGTGAGGAGTTGAGGTCACAGCCCTAAATTCGTTGAGAGCTGTTCTCCCGAGGATGGCGTTGTAGGCCGATGGTCGATCGATTATTAAGAACCGAACCATCACCGTCCTCTGCCTCGGGTACATTCCTGCTGTGACCGGAAGCTCAATGGACCCGAGTGGGAGCACTTTCTCTCCCGCAAATCCCACAAGCGAATATCTCGCCGGGATCACCTTACTTCGATCGATCTTCATCCGCTCGAAGGCTGACCTGTAAAGGATGTCAGCCGAGCTTCCTGTGTCAACCAAGACGCGGTGTATTTTGTGGTTGGCTATGGCCAGACTTAGTACCAGAGCGTCGGTATGCGGGAGTGATACCCCTGCATAATCATCGTCCGAGAACCCGATCACTTGTGCGTCTCGTTTTTAGGACTTTGGAGGTTTCTGCACCGAGTATACCTCGAAATCCCGTAACTGTCTTGCATATGCCTTCCGCGCCGAGCTAGATTCTCCGCCTCCTCCGAAACCCCCCGAAATCGTCTGTATTTCCAGAAGGTTCTCCTGCCGTTCGGGTCTGGCTCGGCTCCTACTTCTCTCTCGTGCAGCCCGAGGATCCGGCCTGCGTTCTTGTTCCCTTCCtctttcttgatttcttccCCGATCATCCCGGGGATTGTTTTGATCCTGATGGAGTCGATTCTGATGGTGGCGGTTGCCGTGCTCCGGATTCTGCTGAATTCTCTGATCTGCGAGGAAACGGACAAGTTTTCCGTTTTCTATGAAACGTTCAATCAGAAGTCTCAAGGATATGCAGGCTTCCGTACGATGCCCGGTGGTGTCATGAAACGCACAGTACTGGTCGGCGTATCGTGAATGCGGATTTGCAAGCACCGGTTTGGGCTTCCGGTACGTCGGGTCTCGCTTTATTTCCAGGAGAACATCCATAATGGGTGCATTGAGGGGTGTCCAGTTGTGACCCCTTAGGGACTCCTGATCCCGCTTCGGCCTGGCCTCTTCTTCCGGAACCCGCTTCGGTTCTTCCTTCcgaggattcttcttttttgggttccCGGAAGTGGATGGGCGAGTAGTCTCGGGTCCCAACAGAGCTCGGAGTGTCTCTTCCTGGTTAATGTACTTCTCAGCTTTACTCATAAAGCCATCTAAATTCTGAGGGGGCTTCCTGGCTATATCAGCCATTAGTGCTCCGTCTTTTCGGATTCCCTGAAAGAGAGCTCCGTAGATGAAATCATCTGTTGTTGCCTCAGCTTCAAGTCTAGCCTTgttgaacctcataaagaaatCTCTGAGGGATTCCTCGGGTCCTTGGTGCAACGACATTAAGGATCCCGACGGCTTTCTTCTGACCCTTCCGGCCATGAACTGCGTCAGGAACATCCTGCCGAGGTCCTCGAAATGACGAATGGAATTTGGCGGGAGGCTCCTGAACCAGTCACGGGCATTGCCCGAGAGGGTCAAAGGAAAGGCTCGGCAGGCAACCATCTCGGGTGTTCGATGGAGATCCATGTGGGCTCTGAAATTATCTAGGTGCTCCACAGGATCTTCAAGTCCCGTATAAAACGGGATCTCTGGGACTTTGAACTTCTCAGGAAGGCAAATATTT encodes:
- the LOC133872685 gene encoding uncharacterized protein LOC133872685, whose protein sequence is MPGIPPSVITHKLMVDPSYRPVKQRRRTFAPERNQAIAEEVHKLLRAGFIREVDYPVWLANVVLVKKATGKWRMCVDFTDLNKACPKDSFPLPRIDLLVDSTSGHELLTFMDAFSGYNQIHMDEADQEKTSFITDRGLYCYKMMPFGLKNAGATYQRLVNKMFRNQIGRNVEVYVDDMLVKSTRAAGHIADLGETFETLRSHKMKLNPAKCAFGVSSGKFLGFMVSQRGIEANPEKVNAVLSMQPPRTTKQLQQLTGRIAALNRFISRSTDKCLPFFKILRKAFVWSSECEEAFKKLKEYLTNPPLLSSPEEGEILYLYLAVSASAVSSALVREDSGVQKPVYFTSKALHGAEERYPRIEKLAFALIISARRLRPYFQAHAIRVLTEHSLKKILQKPDLSGRLVNWSVELGQFDIEFHPRTSIKGQALADFLLEFSNTPESEELPEKETWVAYVDGSSADQKSGVGVTLASPDGETFQYAIKLDFVTTNNEAEYEALLSGLSIAREMGARNVEIRSDSQLVVSHVQGSAEAQGEKMIQYLDKVRKCQSNFHRTAVTKVPREENARADALSKMGSGTGPVVRTSTRGVVIQTKPSILPQLDMMEIEEESDEPEWATDVIQYLRDGSLPEEKLQARKVKIHSARYVLIGGVLYRRGYTEPLLKCLKSSEAEYILKEIHEGVCGNHSGSRMLAYKAMRAGYYWPTMGKDSVEIVRKCDKCQRFARVMKQPPEKLSPITSPWPFAKWGVDIVGPMPPGKGGRKFLLVAVDYFTKWAEAEAHATITTANVVKFLWNSIICRFGIPHAFVTDNGKQFDCGPFRKWCAELHIRNYYSTPIYPPANGQVEATNKTLLRTLKKKLGKKKGAWVEYVPEVLWAYRTTTRTPTGATPFSLTYGSEAIIPAEVGSPSFRVSHYNPGLNDEGIKLNLDLLQERRDKAQITWAAYQDRAARYFNKKVRPRKFQLGDWVLRKVSPITKDPIEGKLGAKWEGPYRVIRCHDKGAYHLIDTTGKELPRAWNAEHLKKYFM
- the LOC133872686 gene encoding uncharacterized protein LOC133872686; this translates as MVNTRSETDRVPRDDRNARDEGNSNDPQFTLLNERMEQMAKSIEDLATMNAVLQARVPELHRTITDPGNREEGSRVEGTEEPNKEEEVPGNPPPVQPEAARAVQGMIARLEQRCNVLTAAIQRNDKGKASLVENLLQKTTSPFTEEVANICLPEKFKVPEIPFYTGLEDPVEHLDNFRAHMDLHRTPEMVACRAFPLTLSGNARDWFRSLPPNSIRHFEDLGRMFLTQFMAGRVRRKPSGSLMSLHQGPEESLRDFFMRFNKARLEAEATTDDFIYGALFQGIRKDGALMADIARKPPQNLDGFMSKAEKYINQEETLRALLGPETTRPSTSGNPKKKNPRKEEPKRVPEEEARPKRDQESLRGHNWTPLNAPIMDVLLEIKRDPTYRKPKPVLANPHSRYADQYCAFHDTTGHRTEACISLRLLIERFIENGKLVRFLADQRIQQNPEHGNRHHQNRLHQDQNNPRDDRGRNQERGREQERRPDPRAARERSRSRARPERQENLLEIQTISGGFGGGGESSSARKAYARQLRDFEVYSVQKPPKS